Part of the Mytilus edulis chromosome 9, xbMytEdul2.2, whole genome shotgun sequence genome, tcaaagaacctcgtatattcaaagtttaatttttaaccttgatttggactaacttgaaaactgtcttcataaaaaaatctaagtacaagttaagattcagcatatcaaagaaccccaagaatttaatttttgttaaaatcaaactaaatttaattttggaccctttggaccttaatgtagatcaattttaAAACAGGACCGAATATCAAGATTTTAAATACAcggtttaattttggcccctaattcctaaactgtttggaccaaaattctaaaaatcagtcccaacctttcttttgtggttagTAACCATGTGTTTAAATGTtgtagatttctatttactcataATAAAGTTaatgtgcgaaaaccaagaaaaatgcttatttggacccttttttagcccctaattcaTTAACTATTTGGACcacaacccccaaaatcaatcccaaccttcctttagtggtattgaaccttatttctaaaatttatagagatccattcactgaaactaaagtaattgtccggaaactaaatgagtcttcagacgacgacaacgcagacgacaacatcataccaatatacaatgcaaattttttttgtggtcgtataaaaatgcttgtttttggccctttattcctagactgtttgccccataacccttgaaatatatctcaaccttctacttatggtattaaacatagtggtacaatttcagaacaattgaaatacttatacacaacttattgttctGACACTTGATAAATGCTATTTTTGGGCCCTTTggtcccctaattcctaaatcTTAGGGACtatacccccaaaatcaatcccaagcttccttttgtggttcttaacattgtgttaaaattttattgatttctgtttacttatactaaagttattatccggaaacaatcCATCTTTcgatgacgacgacgacaacgcagacgtgataccaatatatgaccacaaaattttttgcggtcgtataaaaactgcatttaccgtgttctattattagccatggtggccatcttggttgatggacAGGGTCATCAGATACgtcttttaaactagataccctaaggatatttttagaaaagtttattattattaggttTAGTAGTTtcaagatttttgtaaaagaagaCTGACGACAtaagccaagtgatgagaaaatctcaTTTGGCCCTTTTGAGCCAAAAGAGCTAAAAATGAATTTTCATCCCATATTAATGCCACATGGATAGGACATAACAGCTGCACGGAAATAGTTTTTAGCACTTTCCACAAAAAGACCAATTTTGTAGGACTcacttttttcaaaaacattggTTCTGcaataaatatagatttttttatgcattaaactCATTCAGAACTGTTTGAAACAGCTAGTTTAAAACACATTTTCTGTATCAGATGTTTAGTTTGCTGtaaaaattacttttataaaatgtcaGTATAGAAGATAAGACAAAGCCTGAATAACTTTTTTCAGTACAGCTCTAATGATGTGTCTCTCTAGTCTTAAGTTTGCCTGAAGTGTAAGTTAATAACACAAATTCAATTCTAAACCATAAACAGATTAAAAGTACTAGTATTTGGTAAAACCCAAATTATACACATTCTTCAATTacatcttttacatttttttcaaaggaagtgttgcaatacttttttccaggtgtatattTTGCATTAGATAGACGTTGACATGCTGGTCAATTTCACCCTAGTGGGACCAAGACGGGTCATAAATGCTTTGAAATTTACATCATACTTTTAATAGTTTAGCTTGTATAATTTATGGCAATTATGATGACATTGCTACATCATTTATGTAGTTATAtgatcaaaaacaaacaaatggtgtgtttctatttttgttttcatttattaaaaaccatatgaaatacaaaatattttttatagttcAGCAATGTATAACTAACAATTAGATCTGGTTATATAAAATTTCTCTTCTCTTCACTCAGTGTGGTACTCTCATAACATCCTTTTCCCCAACTCGTATTGAAAATTGAAAGATAAATTCTTCCACATTACTAAATACTAACTGTTAAATATCATATTATCTGCACAAATGCTGATGAGTATCTAACATTGAATTTTTCTCTTTACCATAAATCAATGTTGAAACAGAAAAATGTGACTAGATTTAGAGGAATGACTCAATGATGATAGCATATAATTTCAAAACATCCCCCCTTTTGTAATTTCATTCTCCAAAGTTGCATCTCTTTgtgattgaaaaaaataactagaataaaggaaagattttttatttcaattttcagttaAGAGTGTGACAGGCATGGTGACAGGACCGAGTTGGATGTAAAATCTAGCATCAATATGAGATATTGCCCACAcaaagtttatttctttttctttttctttaaattatcaagtctaaatttaacaaatttttcacaatttttcttaaatgaatTCTACGCTAACtcattaatttattataataaaatatatgttacaaCCAGCATAGAAAAACACAATCATTTGAGCGAGTTAAATAACCAAAACAACATGTTAGATACAATGGTTACtctttattatgtaaataaacatgtttttccCAGGACAAACAACtagtatttgtatatatatatagtattaggcagcaaccatttgattttctggggggggggggggggggggggggcctatggttttttttggaaaaaaaagtttgtttccagtttttggagaaaaaaataattttgtttttgattctgagaaaaataaaaattgtttgtttcaccctaagctgccactatatgtaatgctaaaattgaaagaaaaaaattgttttcgacttgtcgcgaaaaaaatagattgtttttagccgcaggcgaaaaaaaaaatttgtccagaaaaaaaaaccatagcccccccccccccccccccccagaaaatcaaatggttgctgccttaccaCTTATAGGAAAACATAGATTTGCTAAAGAGTGAGATTTAAAACCTCCCTTCCAAGAAACTGATCTTGAGAGGAAGATTTAATATGTTTAATAAGTGATCATGAAACTCTTACTAATAATATGAAGAGTTGACAACTATGTTTGCTAAATGTGGAATAATTGACTTTTCCTATGTGTGATGAGCAAGCTCCTAAATTGTTATGTTTACACGAGCTGGGTTTTCTTAAGCTTTTCTTCTTTATATAAAGGACACAATGGCCTATTCAAagcaaaatatacatgtattaagcaAATAATGAATATACAGCtgttaaaaaatatacatatctaCTTTAAATGGCAAGAAAACAAAAttcctttaacttttttttatcaaaataaagatctttttaaaaaaatcattgacataattattgtatgaaaatatataattcatataaacCAAAAAAATGCAAGAACCCTGTAAAAAAGTTTGAGTAATTCAAATATCAACCTAATCAATTAAACAActacaaaacacaatattttcaatactttttataaaaattgacatCTCTGACCAGAATAACAACCTCTGCATGTTGTGTTAGTACAAAACCCTGTAAATGAATGGGTCCCATTGCTCTTTGTAAATATTTGTCCCAAGGTTAATTACTTTTCCTCTTCAGAACAAGTGGTCCAACATTGTCACCAGTGTCTTCGTTGTGCTTGGTATGTGATCCATCACACAAcggaaactaaaataaaaataatataacataaaGAAAGTGACATTTGTACTGAAATACAAAACCATGCATGTATAAATATTATCTCTGTTCCTCTTATCCCTTGTTAGTCTCAAACAAAGTGACTGCCTCAGCGTTCTCATGCTTGTCTTAAGTGTGAATTTATGGGTTAAACCCAGCAATGCCATGCTTATGTCTTGAAAATTAGAATCCGCTTTTTGACTGGTACAGACATGGCATTCaagagtaagagcaaagactgaTTGTCTTGCAGTTAGAATAATGTGTCAGGGTAGGGTAACATGTCTTCCTGGCCCTTTTATTTTACTCTGAATGAAAGTACATGTAAATTAAGAAATGGGCTATTTTTAAAGGATGTTATTTAAGGCACAGCAATGCTTCAAATAACCACGATAACTACTGCATTATTCATGTAATTTTATCATAATTCACATACATATATAGGAAAGTAAGATTTCCTGTGACCATCTACTTACAGATGTTTCTCTTTTGTAAAATGATTTGACAACCCTTATTAttattaacccgaataattcagtcgttatattccactTACTACTGTACAATAACAAGTAGGAGATATCaattacggggagggactgaattattcgggttatattattatataaaattaccCTTTTTGATCTCCAGCATCTGCAGTATGAAACTTTTTCTCCAATCTCCTCAATATCAACAATATTAACAACTTTCTGTACTTctttttggatttttaaattacatATAGGTTTTTTCTCTACTGAAGGCTTAGGTTGGAATGCTTTAACAGTGACATAGGCTATTAATGATACTGTTCCTACGAATGGTATCAGGGCTATCCAATCACCACCTGCAAAACATTTACTCATTATAAAAAGGACCATATTGTTAGATCAATCAtcatacatacataaataaggcaatgtggtataattgccaaagtTCAAATGATGTAAGTAAATATAGTATAGGCACTAACAGACAGGACAAAAATCCCTAAAATCAACAACAGCCATACATGCAGCATCCATTTTGTGTTCATTTTATCAAGAGTGAGAAGTATGTCAAAACTAACAGAAACCAAATGTGGGTTTAAGTAAATGTAAGTGGCAAAAATTgcattatatttaaattattgtaGATTTGTACATTATTAAATTACTGATATGGCATGTATGGACAGGAGATATCTGCACAAAAATTAGTGATTTAATCTGTTGAATTCAGtgcacagaaccgtgtgaaaatcatttgtttttttttaactatatatatatatatatatatatggatgccggattgaaaaaaaaataaatatcaaaatcttTCTATGCAGTTGAGTGATTGGGCAGGTGATGTTTTATCGATATCAATTTAATCAATCATTTCAAATGAGTTTTGTTTCCTATTCTTAATTGAGTTGATTGGGTTCAGGGTTGATTTTTAATCCTGATCAATTAAATATATCATTACACTCCTGTCTTTGCAATTCTAAATCCAATTGACCGAGTGGACATCTGTTGTGAAATTGTTATCCATGTTATCTATTATTACAATTAAATATGCAACTTTTTATAGAGTTGATATATGATCAATGGAatctgtattttaatttttgctttaTTGAGTAGATCCAATCACTGGAGTTAACAGATGTGAAAAGCAACTATTGTTGTATCAATTGATTGTATGAAAATGTACCCTATAAATGTAGGTTTGGACAGCTCATCCAAATTGGGTATAATTACCTCAAATTGAACGtaaaattattcaattattaaaGAGGCAACTTTTAAAAAGGAAATTTTCTGGGTACCTGAATGTCAGATCAATTTGTCCAGGAAACATGTAAGAGGGTGTCCCCAAGTTGATTTTGGCCCATATAAAAGGGTAGGATTGTCTTCAGCATTAAAAGTCCATTTTTAATTACGGTAAGTGTCATATGagcctaattttttttaatatcattcgtcatatttcatttattagcTACAGATGGCGTCAAAATGAGTAGAAATGTTTAACGTTAACATCCTTATAACAAATATATCACCATGATAACCGTCATTCAACAGAATCCGGGTCcattcgcgcccattcacgttcgcacccactcatgttcgccccctttcactttcgcactatacatgttcgcgcccaattttaatttgttttgtgtttaataactttgtatTCAAGTTTTGTCAAGtgtattcttataagtataattgtttccattgtctcaaaataaagtgcgacagcattttttttttagttgaataaatcttaatcatgtttcggaaagtgtattgttaaaaaaaaaaaaatcctttctaaAAAAAGTCATGAGTGGGATTCTGtcaagttttattttgtatttaataacttaattgtaatttaaattctgactacgtttttttttgtgtgttgaataaattttatcatgttttggttataatttgtgtattgctatattttattgtttcattgtttcagaccaaagggaccaagctgttaaaaacaattatcttttgtgtttttcatttaaaatcttcaatgttttactcataccaagctataaatacattcagtatttacaccaaagcaatttaaaacaacaatcatgattttcgaattattcaactggaatttgaattaaaattgggctcgaacgtgtagagtgcgaacggaccttgggtgcgaacatgcgaggtgcgaacgtgtagggtgcgaaagtgtattgggcgcgaacggacctgatacccaTTCAACATGTGGGGTACCCCAATTTACTACCAGTACCATCACATGAAAATTAAGAATAACTACAAGTATTTTAGAATGTAGAAATTTGCATTTGTTTCAATACAATTCTTAATATAAAGATTCACAGTTTTCCATGATAGGGATTATCTCCAAATGGGTTTATACAACCCCAAAGGCAAAGAGGGTAAATATaatgtcattaaataaaaaagttgTAAGCAAAAAAACACTATACCAGACAGCTGTATAAAGCCAAAGACTGACTTGGGAATAGGTAAACTAGCAAAATAATTTGGCAAAGTAGATGTGATAAGACGATTTACAATTTCCATGTTGCTTGGGAAAAATAGACCAGTGGACAAAGAATCCGAAAAAGTAAGAGAGGTTCCAAAAGTGTCAAGAGGGAGACAACTCCAAACCGAAACTGAGAAAAACAGAACTCGAAAACCAGAAAAAAGTCACAGTAATGTGAAAATAGTGAAAATAGACCAATTTAATGGCTCTAAGAATCATAAATAAGGTATTTATAGACGAGAAAGGAAGATATAATTATGTAATTGACAAAGCGGGGCGAAAGTAATTTCTTATTGTTCATGGTTTTCAGGAGATTTCTTTTGTTTTGATTGGACAACAGATACCTGTAAGATACCTGTAAGATCGTTGTGGGGCTCATATGGAAGGATCCTATCCTTTTTAGCCCACCATATTTTGGtacattttttaaactgataCAATCATCAATTCTGCATGATTTGGTGCAATATttcacacaattaaaaagttatatatagaaaacTATAAAGTGTCCTCATCAATTTCTTAACTGATATATGACTGACTCCCAATGACGGTCTATACTAATTTTAAAGGCTTccacagtttttgatgaaataacttCAACTGGTAGGTTATTCCAATCATTAATAATTCGTTGTGAGAAATGTCTTAATCGGAAAGAAGTGTTACACATCTAGGTTTTGCTAATGCCCACGGGTACTTGTACTGATGACAGTAAAAAATctttcataagatatatcttcgaTTCCTTATAATATTTTGAAAGCTTGTATCATATCACCTCTTCGCCTTCTGTGAGTTAGGGAAGGTAGTTTAAGTACTTTTAATCTGTCTTCATAGCTTAAATGTTGTATATCAGGAATTAATTTAGTTGCTCTCATCTGCACTTTTTCTACAGCAttaatatctttctttaaatgCGGATACAATATTGTATTTCCATATTCCACGTGTGGTCGTACCAACGCAACGTATAgtcttaaaaatgtatattgatcTTTAAAGTGAAAAGTTATAAATTTTAACATTGGCCACAATTTTTATCACAGACTACAGTGTTAAAACTATGACGCAATATCAAAATTCGCcaatctatttttttcagaaaaaaacaacaataaaaaccaAGCATATATTCTAGATGTCGATTTTTAAACaaccgaaattcgaaaaaaagaatgcCTGGATTTTGAAGGCTTTACTGTGTCCTATGTTTGCATAAATTCACTTTATTCAAGActtttggatagttgtcttattgacaatcatatcacaattccttgttttatatataaatgtacaggTATCACCATATGTTGCCATTGTATTTTCTTATTTCCTTTATGGACTTCAAGGTGGTTTTAATAGCTGCATTGGAATCATTATATGATATACATGGTGCCTATTAAACATGATCCAAAGTCAGTATGTTTAGATATCTACCCtgcttatacattgtatatacaatgtatcatgTTGGTATGTATCCAGTTTTTATAGAAGCTTTAAAACTGTCAATTGGCTTCTGGTTGCATGTGATCAAATCTGATAACAATTGTTTACTAAAAGATGTATATTGTTCCAACCTGCAATTAACCAATGGATTTGCTAAAAAGATTGAACAGTTACTTGctacattaaatttttcacatgtttggaaaaatcatgatactatttcaaaaagacgtttattatatgcaattcataccaaacttaatgatagatatcttaattattggaaagaaaatatattttgtgataataaatcagtacatggtaataagctgagaacatatagacagcttaaagaaaattataaattggaaaactatttattgttaaatatagacagaaaagtaatagggcattttgctaaaattcgtattagtaacagtgttcttagaattgaacaagggcgtcacactaaaacccctgtagaagaaagaatttgtccTTTGTGCTTCTTAGAAgttgaagatgaatttcatttcactttaaaatgtacaaaactaaatataattagagaccaactgttttccaaaattagtgaaatagttccctcttttttaaatatgactaatgaagcaagatttaaatttttatatacgtgtgttgagactgatataattagaattattgttaaatttataagcgacatgtacatttctagaaatgctttattaagcactaaataactttgtggtaccacctcctcatataatgtttatgaaattgctatgatatatatatgtttgtatttttgtgtataacaaatttgtattgtcttggtatcaatcctgtaattttggattttaaaccaataaaaattacttacttacttacttacttactgtatgataatgagttattttttatttttgcataaatttaattttgattacTGCACTCataaaattgttatttattatttaagtGTCTGTTTGTGATGTGCTGACATACAATGTATACTATAGGCACCAATGTACTGATGGATTGTCATACAGTGTAGATGTACAAAAATGTAGATGTAGACATGGTAGATGTGATGCTATAAAACTAttaagtttaaatatttttaacaaaagtGGATGTCACATACATGTAAGAGAAACACTCTATCATGTTTTTTCTAAGAATGAACTGACTAAAACTGACTCAATCTGCTTGGCTTTGGTAATTTTGAAAGCatcattcaattttaattttagttcaactttcatgtacatgtactatgatAAATCTAAATGACATTTACTCATAAAACTTGGTGTAAGGATGTAATTCAGTGGAGCATTAAATCCTACCATAAAAAGGAGGTGACTCTGACGGTCTGACCTAGATTTTATGTTACAATAGATTATATTGTATAgaaagtacatgtacataaattaggcgaaaaaaatttcttaaatttgtcttaaaatcttTAGTCATGTTTCTTAGGTAAAAGTCCACTGTAAACATAATTCaagttattagaccacattcattctgtatcagaatCCTATGCTATGTCAGATCAACCACAAGTtaatagaccacattcattctgtatcagaaacctatgctATGTCAGATTAACTACAAGttataagaccacattcattctgtatcagaaacctatgctgtgtcagattaaccacaagttatataagaccacattcattctgtatcagaatCCTATGCTATGTCAGATTAACCACAAGttataagaccacattcattctgtatcagaaacctatgctgtgtcagaTTAACCACAAGTtgttagaccacattcattctgtatcagaatCCTATGCTATGTCAGATTAACCACAAGttataagaccacattcattctgtatcagaaacctatgctgtgtcagattaaccacaagttatataagaccacattcattctgtatcagaatCCTATTCTGTGTCAGATTAACCACaagttattagaccacattcattctgtatcagaaacctatgctatgtcagattaaccacaagttattagaccacattcattttgtatCAGAAGCCTA contains:
- the LOC139489651 gene encoding CDGSH iron-sulfur domain-containing protein 2 homolog B-like; its protein translation is MEIVNRLITSTLPNYFASLPIPKSVFGFIQLSGGDWIALIPFVGTVSLIAYVTVKAFQPKPSVEKKPICNLKIQKEVQKVVNIVDIEEIGEKVSYCRCWRSKRFPLCDGSHTKHNEDTGDNVGPLVLKRKSN